The DNA region ATCGCCCTGGCTGCGGCGCGGGGGCTCTACGACGGCTATGTCGCCCTGGGCTGCGTGATCCGGGGCGAGACCACGCATTACGACACGGTCTGCAACGACAGCTCGCGCGGCATCGCCCTGCTGGGCCTGCAGGGCCATTGCATCGGCAACGGCATCCTGACGGTCGAGAATTACGAACAGGCCGCGGTCCGCGCCGATCCCGACGGCCAGAACAAGGGCGGCGGCGCCGCGGCGGCGGCGCTGCACCTGGTGGCGCTGAAACGCGGCTGGGCCGCGCAATCGCCGCGCGCGGATGCCGAGGCGCCGCGCGACGCGATCCGGCTGGCCGGCGAGATCGAAGGGCCGGAGGGCGCATGAGCAAGGCGGGCGACAAGCGGACTGCGGGCAACCGTGAAGCACGGCAGGCGCGGACTGCGGCGGCGCGTCTTTATGCCGTGCAGGCGCTGTTCCAGATGGAGGCGGCCGGCCAATCGGCCGACCGCGTGCAGCGCGAGTTCCTGAACTGGCGCATCGGCCGCGAGGGCGAGGACGAGGACATGGTCTCGGCCCAGGCCGATGATGCGCTGTTCGCCCGCATCGTCGACGATGCCGTGGCCTGGCAGGCGCGGATCGACCAGATGACCGACCGGGCGCTGGTGGCGAAATGGCCGATCGACCGCATCGACCCCGTGCTGCGCTCGGTCTTTCGCGCTGCGGGGGCCGAGCTGGTGACGCAGAAGACGCCGCCCAAGGTGGTCATCACCGAATACGTCCGCCTGGCGCAGGCTTTCTTCGCCGAGGGGCGCGAGGCGAAATTCGTGAACGCCGTGCTCGATCACATGGCGCGCGAGGCGCGGCCCGAGGCGTTCCAGGCGTAATGCCGCCTGTCCCCGGGGCATTGTGACGCGGCGAGACTTTTTCGCTTCGGCAAAGCCGGCGCCGGGTCTAGGATGACGCCGTTCGTCACCTCGGGGAAGCAGATGCCGCAGCTCGTCCGGCTTTACATCGTCAGCATCGCCGTCGGCTTTGCCCTGGCGCTGGCCTTCACCGCCTTGCTGCTGGCGATGGATGTCGCCGGGTTGCGCCACCTGGTCGGGGCCACGCGCGGCGGCTGGATCGCGGTGCTGATGCTGGTGGTCTTTCACACCGTGCTGTTCTCTGGCGTGCAATTCGGCATCCGCATCATGCTGATGGCCAGCGACGGCGGCGCCGGCGGCGGCCTGCGACAGCGGATTCGCCGCAAAGCCGCGTCCGCGCCGGCTCTGGTTCCGGCACGCCCGCGCTGACCCCTTTTCCGGTCTGACATTTTTGCGCCAGCACTGTGGACATGGGGCAACATATCCGATCGGCCGGCGGCGAAAATTCGCTGCCGCTTTTTTGAGCAGCGACCGTCTTCCATACAACTGTTACGGTTCGGTCATCTTTCGTGAGCGCGACGGTGCCAAGTTACCTGCTGATGTTTCTGCAAAAACCTTTACACAACCTTAACAGGATTTGGTTTCATCACGATTTGCCCCTGTCGCTTTTCCGCCGATGCGTGGGTTCCCTGGGGTTTTCACGTTTTTGAGAGATCGGACCAGTTTTTTTGGACCCCTTTATCCACAAGCGCCAGGGTTCTACCTCTGGGCCAGCAGAGATGCTCGCGGTGCCGGAAGGCCGGCGCCACGGACACGGAACACGGTTCGAGAAAAGGACTGATAAAGATGAAAACGCTCGCTTACCTTGCCGGCGCCACCGCCCTGGCCGCCTCTTTCGCGGCCCCTGCCTTCGCGCAGTCGGAAACCTCGGCCGGCGCCAATGCCGTCGGCATCACCCAGGTCAACGAAGACATGCGCGACATCGAGCGCGACGTCCGCGACGATTTCGCCCGTTCGGAAGACGCCTA from Paracoccus aminovorans includes:
- a CDS encoding 6,7-dimethyl-8-ribityllumazine synthase encodes the protein MAASIEHYQLPLPRMDGARLLIVVAPYYRQIADGLIAGARRVAAEAGAKADLVEVPGALEVPTAIALAAARGLYDGYVALGCVIRGETTHYDTVCNDSSRGIALLGLQGHCIGNGILTVENYEQAAVRADPDGQNKGGGAAAAALHLVALKRGWAAQSPRADAEAPRDAIRLAGEIEGPEGA
- the nusB gene encoding transcription antitermination factor NusB, coding for MSKAGDKRTAGNREARQARTAAARLYAVQALFQMEAAGQSADRVQREFLNWRIGREGEDEDMVSAQADDALFARIVDDAVAWQARIDQMTDRALVAKWPIDRIDPVLRSVFRAAGAELVTQKTPPKVVITEYVRLAQAFFAEGREAKFVNAVLDHMAREARPEAFQA